CGCTACCACTTCCACGAGTCGGCCGCAGGCGGCCCGCGCGACGTCACGACGCTGCGTCTGCCGCTGGCCGAGCCGCGGGTCGGCTTCCGCGCCGAGCTGCAGGCGCGGCAGGCGCCGAAGCACCCCAGTTCGGTCCGGCTGCACGCGTGGGTTGAGCCGCTCTCGATCGACCACCCGCCCGAGCACGCCCGCGTGGTGGCGACCATCGACGGCGATGCAACGCAGCCGCACAAGCTGCAGGCCGCCAAGCGGCCAAAGCCGGCGATCAATGCCAACACGGCCGCCGTGCACTACACCGCGCTGTTGCCGGCCGAGGGTCTGGTCGCGGGTCGGCACTTTATCAAAGTCCGCATGGCCGCGCCGGGCGGCGAGGTCCGACTCGACACCGACCTCGACATCCCGCCGCAGGCCGTGGTCAACGAGCAGGCGGTCGAATTCGATTGGCCCGACAAGAGCGGCCGGTACGAGGCCTCGACCTACGCCAACGCCGCCGGCATCAAGACCGAACTGCTTCAGGTAAGCGGCGCCGACGGTAACTTGCTCGTGTTCGCCGACACCGCCGGCCTGGTCACGGCCCTCGACACCGAGACGATGCAGCCCATGTGGCGGCGGCAGACCGGCCGCGAGGTGCTGCACTCGCTGGCGCACGAAGCCGAGCGAGGGCTGCTAATCGTCGGGGACTCGGACGGCGGTCTATGGCTGCTCGACGCCGCGTCGGGCGAGGTGCGAAATAGGCAGCAGCTCCCCGCCCCGCTGTTCGCGGCGGCCCTCGTCGTTGGCGGCCGGGCATTGCTTGGCGACGCAAATGGCGCGATGCACGCATTCGATTTGGCCAGCAGCAAGATCGCTTGGTCGCGGGACCTGGCGGGCTTCGCGTTCGAGGCCGCCCCATCGCCGCTCGGCGCGAGTGGCCTGATCGGCTGCGGCGCGTGGGACGGCCAGTTGTACGCATTCGATCCCGAGAGCGGCGAGCTCGTCTGGTCCGCGGCGGCGCCAACCGGGCAGGTGCAGTCCAAGAGCCGCTACTACGCGGCGGGCGACTGCTCGCCGGTGATGGTTGGCGAGGAGCTGTGGATCGTTGACCGCGGCTACCGGCTCGGCCGCTACGTGGCGGCGACCGGCGAGTTCTTAGGGATCGTGGCCGAGCAGGTTGCCGGCGTTACCGCTACCGCCACTGATTCGCCTGCGGTCGTCGTTACGCACCTCGACGACCGGGTCGTAAAGCTAACACCAACGGGCGAGACGCTGTGGGAGCAGCACGTCGAGACCGGCCGCTGCCCCCGCGGCGTAGCAGTAACCAGCCCGGCGCCCAACCAGCAGACCTACTGCTGCGTGTCCGACCGCGGATTGGTGACACTGCTGGCCGGCGAAGGCGGCGCAGTTCTGCACCGGCACTCGGCGACGCCGCGTTTGTTCGTGCTCGCGCCACCAGCGGCCGCTGGCAACGGCCGGCGGTGGTGGGTCACCGGTATGGACGGCGTGGTGACGAGGCTCGAGGCGACCGGCGTCGCGTAACCGGGCAGGAGATAGCGAGCCGCTACACAGCGACTTCCTTTGCGTCTTGCTCCGGGCCTTCGCCTACCGCCCTCGGCTGCGACGCCGTAAAGACTAGCCACACTGCGATCGGAAAGCCCACCAGCATCGCCGCCGTGAACCACCACGGGTAGGGCAGCATCGACAGGTTCAATCCGAGGGCCAAGAACAGCGGCGCCGCGACCGTCAACGCCGCGGCGACGCCCTGGATCCGCCGCGCGGCGTAGACGCCCAGGCAGACCGTGCCCAGCCACATCGGCACGACGCTCGCCAGCACCCAGCCCGGGTAGTTGGCGACGTGCACGCACATCGCCTCCATCTGCTTCTCGGGGTCCTCCATCTGCTGAATCCCCGGCGGGAAGGGGTGCACAATCGAGCTGTAGAACTCGACCGCGATCACGCCGATCAGCGACAACGCGAGCCCTAACACCACGGCGGCGACGAAACGGAGGACGGTGCGCAT
This Posidoniimonas polymericola DNA region includes the following protein-coding sequences:
- a CDS encoding outer membrane protein assembly factor BamB family protein, whose protein sequence is MFGLSRRRFAQVLSSLTAGRVLAKRSSHAAVGAAADAPLVDDFAFIHLSDTHLDPRPAGQAYTGGGRSVGVLGWFAERAARPIGADAQPVKDEAVEGGPLTPAFALHTGDVFEYSVVDDCWDDWGRAIDGFGLPVYCVAGNHDNTWSMIGRYLRERHGGDSYSFDHGGVHFVCLNSAGSLDPLPCIDQRTLGWLRSDLEQVDPSTPLILCLHHPLSGNAGYASEYDKLRLWEALRGHNLRLMLDGHWHQVDARTWQNTPRINGGETFRKNPGYATVAVAGGRLTHRYHFHESAAGGPRDVTTLRLPLAEPRVGFRAELQARQAPKHPSSVRLHAWVEPLSIDHPPEHARVVATIDGDATQPHKLQAAKRPKPAINANTAAVHYTALLPAEGLVAGRHFIKVRMAAPGGEVRLDTDLDIPPQAVVNEQAVEFDWPDKSGRYEASTYANAAGIKTELLQVSGADGNLLVFADTAGLVTALDTETMQPMWRRQTGREVLHSLAHEAERGLLIVGDSDGGLWLLDAASGEVRNRQQLPAPLFAAALVVGGRALLGDANGAMHAFDLASSKIAWSRDLAGFAFEAAPSPLGASGLIGCGAWDGQLYAFDPESGELVWSAAAPTGQVQSKSRYYAAGDCSPVMVGEELWIVDRGYRLGRYVAATGEFLGIVAEQVAGVTATATDSPAVVVTHLDDRVVKLTPTGETLWEQHVETGRCPRGVAVTSPAPNQQTYCCVSDRGLVTLLAGEGGAVLHRHSATPRLFVLAPPAAAGNGRRWWVTGMDGVVTRLEATGVA